Proteins co-encoded in one Cytobacillus sp. NJ13 genomic window:
- a CDS encoding winged helix-turn-helix domain-containing protein has product MDLIKKTMEINLEQQKLISSPLRIKIIYLLAKNAMTAKQVAEELGKSAGSIHYHIQQLYKGGILEIEETKENRGIIEKYYRSRATQFNLKGEIGQEKGESSSMGISISLTEEELKGFQDDLYDLMVKYMEKSVKGAINRNPYEISCSFKLLHSEEEE; this is encoded by the coding sequence TTGGATTTAATCAAGAAAACGATGGAGATCAATCTGGAACAGCAGAAGCTGATATCCAGCCCGTTAAGGATTAAAATTATTTATCTCCTCGCCAAAAATGCCATGACAGCCAAACAGGTTGCCGAAGAGCTTGGGAAGTCTGCGGGAAGCATTCATTACCATATTCAGCAGCTGTATAAAGGCGGAATACTCGAGATTGAGGAAACGAAAGAAAACAGGGGAATTATCGAAAAGTATTACCGGTCAAGAGCGACGCAATTCAACTTGAAAGGAGAAATTGGACAGGAAAAAGGAGAAAGCAGCTCCATGGGAATAAGCATCTCCCTCACAGAGGAAGAACTAAAGGGATTTCAGGACGATTTGTATGATCTGATGGTTAAATACATGGAAAAGAGCGTCAAGGGAGCTATAAATCGCAATCCATATGAAATCTCCTGCAGCTTCAAATTGCTTCATTCCGAGGAGGAAGAATAG